A window from Chaetodon trifascialis isolate fChaTrf1 chromosome 5, fChaTrf1.hap1, whole genome shotgun sequence encodes these proteins:
- the LOC139331362 gene encoding uncharacterized protein: MNSGHVELFTGRRFSPDAGLRFLSRKMMRVLLFLVACFCVGLSNVEKEYGSTLRLLMLSSSHFIEFTQLHSSTMRILWQRDFPLDRRDSRQKVTDIYYVLSNLTQEDSGRYVVRDSNRMPLSTKTIEVVATSRSYTRSPGESLRVTFDLEPHSCNIFFYPESSYEETEIVLQGRLQTYSYGQDCRGFVNLKPCGILNEDLKLSCRGRFEVRDSNGNTALVVSLEMDEPAFDGSKIGIGFGVSLLAMFCCSCMRRCCCGKSSSKKETSETPEAEPEPAVHYHEYDREPVGSRPEHLSPPPDTHYPAPPSYNPTNPLIHNPPMDVPPSYSEVSVPVERAEAPAVPIPIPSEPDQRFELKGMNFPSALDAGSAISDVYSSDKMNFL, encoded by the exons ATGAACTCTGGACACGTCGAGCTCTTCACCGGTCGACGCTTCTCACCGGACGCGGGTCTGCGCTTTCTCTCACGGAAGATGATGAGAGTgttgctgtttctggttgccTGTTTTTGTGTGG GCCTCTCAAATGTTGAGAAGGAGTATGGGAGCACACTCAGGTTGCTGATGCTCAGCTCGTCTCATTTCATCGAGTTCACCCAGTTGCATAGTTCAACTATGAGGATCTTGTGGCAGCGTGATTTTCCTCTGGACAGACGGGACAGTAGGCAGAAGGTGACAGACATCTACTATGTGCTGAGCAATTTAACTCAGGAAGACAGTGGCCGCTACGTAGTGAGAGACTCCAATCGCATGCCATTGTCGACCAAGACCATTGAAGTTGTCG CAACCTCGAGGTCCTACACACGGAGTCCTGGTGAAAGCCTCAGAGTCACTTTTGATCTGGAACCGCACTCCTGCAACATTTTCTTCTACCCAGAGAGCAGCTatgaagagacagagatagtTCTTCAAGGCAGGCTGCAGACGTATTCGTATGGACAAGACTGCAGAGGGTTTGTTAACTTAAAGCCATGTGGGATTTTAAATGAGGACCTCAAACTGTCATGCCGGGGGCGCTTTGAGGTCAGAGATTCAAATGGCAACACGGCCTTAGTGGTGTCATTGGAAATGGATG AACCAGCATTTGACGGGTCTAAAATTGGGATCGGCTTTGGTGTTTCCTTGCTTGCAATGTTCTGCTGTAGCTGCATGAGGCGCTGCTGCTGTGGCAAGAGCTCCTCCAAAAAGGAAACATCTGAGACTCCTGaagctgaacctgaacctgctgTGCATTACCATGAG TACGACAGGGAGCCTGTTGGATCGAGGCCAGAACACCTGAGTCCACCCCCTGACACACACTACCCCGCTCCGCCCTCTTACAATCCGACAAACCCGCTG ATACACAACCCTCCAATGGATGTGCCGCCATCTTATTCTGAG gTTTCAGTTCCAGTAGAGCGGGCAGAAGCTCCAGCCGTCCCCATCCCCATCCCCTCTGAGCCTGACCAGCGGTTTGAACTGAAGGGGATGAACTTTCCCTCTGCGCTCGATGCTGGCTCGGCTATTAGTGATGTCTATTCCTCAGACAAAATGAACTTCCTCTGA